A stretch of Desulfobacter hydrogenophilus DNA encodes these proteins:
- a CDS encoding integrase has product MDDLTIDDRFHLLLHKKIMNKTGSTKRRSKKYYKDQYKKTGIIPAPLLLVEKGIMEGRKCSGRPRAIDEQTKRRFIEMVKASCDPSSQGFIFITRKARTIKNYHHWLEQELGRTISLPALRRCVKRENLKFYLEKEDKQDQVPVMHAFKSVPVFALIQVDGCKFQYLRIRDEHGNWQKPQVIEIFDTASRKMFILDFYFTESSLNSVDLFTRFLLSTPLPLQKIGIRPDQAKGFLNLKRPINAINLKHSTPQGFYLAPDFSKAYSPKDKAHLESSHRSLHNFEIRIIKAFEDRIVKTVTEYDFKRGRKEKITVTLLDISLQELRSSTMLSEYRNEHNHTQHYFTEDGVVSAWVPAQKFDDFLSNQADTLNFTPDQVQEYMKYGYRKIKATVSKTRTIRHDKRDYYVTRGADKFSKHKSTPVKISKYKDKLFIFEQGEDGILLGEAIAKKPFDRPPAPEPSPVPPDELDTIIALLEKHNMAVDRPVLVDVFHKGLTLARAEQVLDHNQSRYADYTKKINQPDDRKNQALFNAFMLDCQKSLNTNHVAIYASHGDIT; this is encoded by the coding sequence ATGGATGACCTGACTATTGATGACCGCTTTCATTTACTGCTGCACAAAAAAATCATGAATAAAACCGGATCTACCAAGAGACGGTCCAAAAAATATTACAAGGACCAGTACAAGAAAACCGGAATTATCCCGGCGCCCCTTTTACTGGTTGAAAAAGGAATTATGGAAGGCCGTAAGTGCAGCGGACGGCCCAGAGCAATAGATGAGCAAACCAAAAGACGGTTTATTGAGATGGTCAAGGCGTCATGCGACCCCTCATCCCAGGGATTCATTTTTATCACCCGGAAAGCCAGAACCATTAAAAATTATCATCACTGGCTTGAACAAGAGCTGGGCAGAACCATCAGTCTTCCGGCACTTCGGCGATGTGTCAAAAGGGAAAATCTCAAATTTTACCTGGAAAAAGAGGATAAGCAGGATCAGGTCCCGGTAATGCATGCCTTCAAGTCGGTGCCGGTATTTGCTTTGATCCAGGTTGACGGCTGTAAATTTCAATATTTAAGGATCAGAGATGAACACGGTAACTGGCAAAAACCACAGGTAATTGAAATATTTGATACCGCTTCCAGGAAAATGTTTATTCTGGACTTTTATTTTACCGAAAGCAGCCTGAACTCTGTGGATCTTTTTACCCGTTTTTTGTTGAGTACCCCTTTGCCTTTGCAAAAAATTGGTATCAGACCTGACCAGGCAAAAGGATTTTTAAATCTAAAACGCCCCATCAATGCCATTAACCTGAAGCATTCTACACCGCAAGGCTTCTATTTGGCACCGGATTTTTCAAAGGCGTATTCACCCAAAGATAAGGCACATCTAGAATCTTCACACCGGAGCCTGCACAATTTTGAAATACGTATTATCAAAGCCTTTGAGGACAGGATTGTGAAAACCGTTACCGAATATGACTTCAAGCGGGGAAGAAAGGAAAAAATTACTGTAACCCTTCTTGATATAAGCCTTCAGGAACTAAGGAGCAGCACTATGCTCAGCGAATATCGTAACGAACATAATCATACACAACATTATTTTACCGAAGACGGGGTGGTCAGTGCCTGGGTGCCGGCACAGAAATTTGATGATTTTTTATCAAACCAGGCAGATACCCTGAATTTTACCCCGGACCAGGTTCAGGAATATATGAAATACGGCTACAGGAAAATCAAAGCCACCGTATCCAAAACCAGGACCATCCGCCATGACAAGCGCGATTATTATGTGACCCGTGGTGCAGATAAGTTCAGCAAACATAAAAGCACACCGGTGAAAATATCCAAATACAAGGACAAGCTTTTTATTTTTGAGCAGGGTGAAGACGGTATACTGTTGGGCGAAGCCATTGCAAAAAAGCCGTTTGACAGACCGCCGGCACCAGAACCTTCGCCTGTGCCGCCTGATGAACTTGACACCATTATCGCTCTTTTAGAAAAGCACAATATGGCCGTTGACCGGCCTGTTTTAGTCGACGTTTTTCATAAGGGCCTCACCCTGGCCCGGGCGGAACAAGTGCTTGATCATAATCAATCAAGGTACGCGGATTACACAAAAAAGATAAACCAGCCGGATGACCGTAAAAATCAGGCCCTGTTCAATGCATTTATGCTTGATTGCCAAAAATCGTTAAATACGAACCATGTAGCCATTTATGCATCCCATGGAGACATAACATGA
- a CDS encoding ATP-binding protein, whose amino-acid sequence MKEDFISDKRRVSYLAATYNRIYRGQSVLMEGDFGAGKTRFLKLLHPKKLHAVWVESLFNIHETLAAILKELNYEATATYRRTPQYLKMICNLSNCFIIIDEANDLDTRVWPYLKRIIDAGVPIVFAGLPNVRTYLSRNHPDILSRLKTLILYPIEVEDFIEKYKDIQQEAVEQIYMSVKGDMRKFKEICTDCRDRAKELNHQFVDINLALEFISDLPPQ is encoded by the coding sequence ATGAAAGAGGATTTTATCAGTGATAAACGAAGGGTCTCATACTTGGCTGCCACTTATAACCGGATCTACAGAGGCCAAAGCGTGCTCATGGAGGGTGATTTTGGTGCAGGAAAAACTCGGTTTTTAAAATTGCTGCATCCCAAAAAGCTCCATGCTGTATGGGTTGAGTCTCTGTTCAACATACATGAAACCCTGGCCGCGATACTTAAGGAATTAAATTATGAGGCCACCGCCACCTACCGCCGAACTCCCCAGTACCTGAAAATGATCTGTAATCTCTCCAATTGTTTTATCATTATAGATGAGGCCAATGACTTGGACACCCGGGTTTGGCCATATCTTAAACGGATTATTGATGCCGGGGTTCCCATCGTATTTGCAGGACTTCCGAATGTGAGAACTTATTTGAGCCGGAACCATCCTGATATACTCAGCCGGTTGAAAACCCTGATTTTGTATCCCATAGAGGTCGAGGACTTCATTGAAAAATACAAAGATATCCAGCAGGAAGCCGTTGAACAGATTTATATGTCCGTTAAGGGCGATATGCGCAAATTTAAAGAAATCTGTACAGACTGCCGGGACAGGGCAAAGGAGTTAAACCACCAATTTGTTGATATTAATCTTGCCCTGGAATTTATATCAGATCTCCCTCCTCAATAA
- a CDS encoding DUF6515 family protein, translating to MADLKKNKIIFGSLAAFGVLAAETVCFAGHPMPHPGFFHGPNPLFDLIIIGTQHLFMRDGMFYRKDPAGYVLVEAPEGAVVSSLPTGYGIRVVQGVKYYYFKGIYYARVMRFK from the coding sequence ATGGCTGATTTAAAAAAAAATAAAATCATTTTTGGTTCTCTGGCGGCTTTCGGTGTCCTGGCGGCTGAAACAGTCTGTTTTGCCGGTCATCCAATGCCGCACCCAGGGTTTTTCCATGGGCCCAATCCGCTGTTTGACCTTATTATTATCGGCACCCAGCACTTGTTTATGAGAGATGGTATGTTTTATCGTAAAGATCCGGCCGGGTATGTTCTTGTTGAAGCACCTGAAGGCGCAGTTGTTTCGTCGCTTCCGACCGGATATGGTATCAGGGTGGTCCAGGGTGTAAAGTATTACTATTTTAAGGGAATTTATTATGCCCGGGTGATGAGATTCAAATAA